Part of the Caldanaerobius fijiensis DSM 17918 genome is shown below.
ATTAATATATAAAGGCCTTATGGACGAACTTCAGGATGGAGGGTTTCGTTGCGGTAAAACAACCGTCATAGTCGGTGCAGAGTTGGAATTAACGGTGGGTGATGGAGTAGCACATTGTCTTTGTTTTTTCCCGGGGTTAAGCCAAATAACCGCATTTGCCTCGTATATAAAGAATTATATAAAAAATATAAATTTAAGCACACAAAGATGTTATCTGTCCATAATAGAACTAGTAAAAGCTGTATTAGATCACGATGGCATTTTTATACCGGCTCATGTCTTCACGCCTTTTAAAAGCTTATATGGTAATTGTACCGATTCTCTTACCAGGACCTTTGATAAGTATTATGATAAAATTTACGCTATAGAGCTGGGTCTAAGTGCCGATTCAAATATGGCCGATATGCTTAAGGAATTGAATTCGAAGGTTTTTTTAAGTAATTCAGATGCTCACTCATTGAATAAGATTGCCAGAGAATTTAATATATTTTATATGATAAAGCCCACTTTTGCCGAATTACTTATGGTATTACAAAATCGTGAGGGTAGAAAAATAATTGCTAATTATGGGCTTGATCCGAGATTAGGCAAATATCATCGGACATATTGCCTTAAATGTAACATGGTTGTCGATGGTCAACCTCCTCAACATCGATGTAATAAGTGTGGTAGCACAGAGGTAGTTATAGGTGTTTTAGATCGTTTAATGACCATAAAAGATCAAGAAGTGATTCATCCAACTTTTAGGCCTAAATACATTTATAATATGCCGTTAGAATTTATCCCGGGTATTGGCAAAGTTACACGGGATAAGCTATTAGATTATTTTCATAGTGAATTGTACGTACTTCATAATGCTTCATTTGATGAAATACAGAAAGTTGCAGGCAAAAAAGCTGCGGAAAATATTATTAGAGCTAGAAAAGGGGCCGTTTCCATAAAAGCAGGTGGCGGAGGTGTATATGGTCATATAAATATATGAGCTGGCATAGTATTTATATAGAATACATGCCGGGAGGATGAGTAGTTTGTCAAAAAAACTTGGGAATAGTATCAAAAACGATATAAGGCAAAATGGCATTTTATACCTTATATGTATTGTTTGCCTGGCTATAGGAATAACAACAGGTAGCTTTTCCATAAAAGCCCTTGATGAGGGACAAAAGAAAGACCTTCTTCAATATTTCAATAGTTTTTTAGAGACATTCAAAACTCAAAATTTGGACAACCAGCATATTTTTAAGGTTTCACTACAAAATAACCTTATTCTGTTTTTTACATTCTGGATATCTGGGGCAACAGTATTTGGCATCCCGGTTATAATTATATTGCTTTTATTTAAAGGTTTTTTAATTGGTTATACGGTAGGATTTTTAATAGACGCATTGTCAATGAAGGGCATAGCACTTTCCAGTATAGCTATCTTTCCACAGAATGTATTTATAATCCCAGGTTTTCTTATGTTAAGTGTTAATGGCATACTTTTTTCTGCTCGCACCATTAAGAATAGAAAGATATACCTAAATAGGTACTGGGATGGATTTATGCAATACACCATTACCTCCTTGCTAATATGTGGACTTATAGTTATAGGATCGCTTATAGAAGCATATATGGTTCCCATGCTTATTGTGTATGCAATTTAGGCGTCTTATATAATTCGCCTGACATGCTGTCGCTTTATTTAAACTGTGTTGTAATAAATTTAAACTGCAAGGGCAATATAAATATTGAATATAAAAGTAAAAGTTAGGAGGAAAGTTAATGAAGCGCATTAAGTGTATTTTGACTATTGCCCTTGTTATGATAATGTCTTTTAATGCGTCCCAATTTGCTTTTGCTCAAAATGATACAGTAAATGAGGAGACGATTGATTTTAAATTTACATCAAAAGCGGCTATTTTAATGGATGCCGGAAGCGGGAAAGTATTATATGAAAACAATGCCCACAAGAGATTGCCACCGGCCAGTATTACGAAAATAATGAGTATGATACTCTTTATGGAAGCAATTGATTCTGGCAAAATAAAAACAACTGATATGGTAACGGCCAGCGAGCATGCCAGTGATATGGGCGGTTCTCAGATTTATCTAGCACCAGGGGAAGAAATGACAGTAGACGATTTGATGAAAGCAGTAGCTATTGCGTCTGGAAATGATGCTACAGTTGCCTTGGCTGAATATATTGCCGGCACTGAAGAAATGTTTGTAAAGATGATGAATAAAAAAGCAAAAGAACTGGGATTAAAAAATACACACTTTACAAATTGTACAGGACTTCCGGAAAAAGATCATTATACCAGTGTATTCGATGTGGCAGTTATGTCCAGGGAGTTGATAACAAAGCATCCAGGTGTCCTGAGATGGACAAAGATATATCTGGATAGTTTAAGAGGTGGAAAGTTTGGTTTGGCTAATACCAATAAGCTTGTTAGATTTTATAAGGGAGCAGATGGCTTAAAAACAGGGTCAACGGATGAAGCGGGATTTTGTTTGTCGGCAACGGCTTTACGGAATGGTATGAGGTTAATAGCTGTAGTATTTGGAGCTCCCGATTCTAAGCATAGGTTTAATGAAGCGTCAAAATTATTGGATTATGGATTTGCCAATTATAAATCTTATAAAGTTGCTGACAAAGGTCAGGTTATAGAGGAGATAAAAGTTGAAAAAGGGTTGATAGATAAAGTTAATGCTATAGCATCAAATAATTCAAACATACTTATCAGAAAAGGTGAAGATGAAAGCATAAAAAAGAAAATTATATTACCGCAGAAAATCATAGCACCAATACGAAGAGGAGAAAAAATAGGTGAAATAGTTGTATATAAAAATGGTATAGAAATTTCCAGATTGCCGTTGGTTTCTGATCGATCTGTTAAAAAAGCAGGTGTTATAGATTATTACATGCGAATTTTAGGTGATTGGATATAAAAAATCTCTCGTATATGAGAGATTTTTTACATTAATAGCAGGAAATTACATACTTATGTAGAATATATTTCTTAAAGGAGGGAGGCAAGATATGTTGTTAAATATTAATGAATATGATAGTACGCTCCTTATATCTATAGAAGGTGAGTTAGA
Proteins encoded:
- a CDS encoding D-alanyl-D-alanine carboxypeptidase family protein, yielding MKRIKCILTIALVMIMSFNASQFAFAQNDTVNEETIDFKFTSKAAILMDAGSGKVLYENNAHKRLPPASITKIMSMILFMEAIDSGKIKTTDMVTASEHASDMGGSQIYLAPGEEMTVDDLMKAVAIASGNDATVALAEYIAGTEEMFVKMMNKKAKELGLKNTHFTNCTGLPEKDHYTSVFDVAVMSRELITKHPGVLRWTKIYLDSLRGGKFGLANTNKLVRFYKGADGLKTGSTDEAGFCLSATALRNGMRLIAVVFGAPDSKHRFNEASKLLDYGFANYKSYKVADKGQVIEEIKVEKGLIDKVNAIASNNSNILIRKGEDESIKKKIILPQKIIAPIRRGEKIGEIVVYKNGIEISRLPLVSDRSVKKAGVIDYYMRILGDWI
- a CDS encoding endonuclease Q family protein; translation: MNNFSADLHVHIGSSKEKVVKITASRDLTLLNTIKECELKKGINIVGIVDCLVPSVLSEIKELIYKGLMDELQDGGFRCGKTTVIVGAELELTVGDGVAHCLCFFPGLSQITAFASYIKNYIKNINLSTQRCYLSIIELVKAVLDHDGIFIPAHVFTPFKSLYGNCTDSLTRTFDKYYDKIYAIELGLSADSNMADMLKELNSKVFLSNSDAHSLNKIAREFNIFYMIKPTFAELLMVLQNREGRKIIANYGLDPRLGKYHRTYCLKCNMVVDGQPPQHRCNKCGSTEVVIGVLDRLMTIKDQEVIHPTFRPKYIYNMPLEFIPGIGKVTRDKLLDYFHSELYVLHNASFDEIQKVAGKKAAENIIRARKGAVSIKAGGGGVYGHINI
- the spoIIM gene encoding stage II sporulation protein M, with amino-acid sequence MSKKLGNSIKNDIRQNGILYLICIVCLAIGITTGSFSIKALDEGQKKDLLQYFNSFLETFKTQNLDNQHIFKVSLQNNLILFFTFWISGATVFGIPVIIILLLFKGFLIGYTVGFLIDALSMKGIALSSIAIFPQNVFIIPGFLMLSVNGILFSARTIKNRKIYLNRYWDGFMQYTITSLLICGLIVIGSLIEAYMVPMLIVYAI